One Engystomops pustulosus chromosome 11, aEngPut4.maternal, whole genome shotgun sequence DNA window includes the following coding sequences:
- the NOBOX gene encoding homeobox protein NOBOX isoform X2, which translates to MKTNLQRAEDMEKMDEEEGGGGGLEVKRESVQPCDLESKEELSLLCTEQEGEESSEYNAVIVPRQKDDLESSDPGELNLSAPERPAPDSGRCQLSLLTVCGPLSDASSAACYGNYSAEAPQEPRYFTNRGQFQTVNLKMGGSFPATAPNPRRSARCASTCRMQAFIYDTGPGGEQPKTRCPAESSDEMAAPSRKKSRTLYNMDQLQELERLFMEDHYPDSEKRKEIAEIIGVTPQRIMVWFQNRRAKWRKIEKTSVKGSKKPVPGCAGMSHPESDIRMSSALSRPEAVSLAASAGHHPYGQLSGVRNGLSLVPSALLQRSQSVEVSSQHGGSSCTSNSSGSGSGLGSPGVVRRPPSQEYPPTFHSPPPIRRAGLPMTMTFNSSSHMVPVLLDTPESTCTPPLSVDADMFTYNIQESPMPDPISASMRYAPQYYHQSNPLGPFQVPQYPQFQHLPVHSLTPTSPDDSAFLAMSANNPGMLAYGNPGPYLQGHPASHIVLQPGTGGLFHPSPWNDMYLQGAPYTCSRPQPGNVCSIPEQPQYSHYKAYLQPPPQKAAATAETTEETQNEPRGLDNAPSPSL; encoded by the exons ATGAAGACAAACCTGCAAAGAGCTGAAGACATGGAAAAGATGGAtgaagaggaaggaggaggaggagggctggaggTGAAGAGGGAGAGCGTGCAGCCCTGTGATCTGG AGTCAAAGGAAGAGCTGTCTCTGCTGTGCACAGAGCAGGAAGGAGAAGAGTCCTCCGAGTATAATGCTGTGATTGTACCCAGACAGAAAGATGACCTGGAGAGTTCAGACCCCGGAGAGCTCAACCTCAGCGCCCCTGAGCGCCCAGCACCTGATAGCGGGCGCTGCCAGCTCAGCCTCCTCACCGTATGCGGCCCTCTATCTGACGCCTCCTCAGCCGCCTGTTATGGTAACTACAGCGCAGAGGCTCCTCAGGAGCCCCGATACTTTACTAATAGGGGGCAGTTCCAGACAGTCAACCTCAAGATGGGGGGCAGCTTCCCCGCAACGGCTCCCAACCCCCGACGTTCTGCCCGCTGTGCATCAACATGTAGGATGCAGGCCTTTATATATGATACAGGACCAGGAGGAGAACAACCAAAGACCAGGTGCCCCGCAGAAAGTAGTGATGAAATGGCCGCACCAAGCAGAAAGAAGAGTCGTACTCTATACAACATGG ACCAGCTGCAGGAACTGGAGAGATTATTCATGGAGGATCATTACCCTGATAGTGAGAAGAGAAAAGAAATTGCTGAAATCATTGGGGTCACCCCACAGAGGATAATG GTTTGGTTTCAGAACCGACGCGCCAAGTGGCGCAAAATTGAGAAAACCTCCGTAAAAGGGAGCAAGAAGCCGGTCCCTGGATGCGCGGGGATGTCTCATCCCGAGAGCGACATCCGGATGTCTTCTGCACTTTCCAGGCCGGAGGCTGTATCCCTAGCAGCCAGTGCCGGACATCACCCCTATGGTCAACTATCTGGGGTCAGGAATGG GTTGTCTCTGGTACCCAGTGCACTTCTTCAGAGGTCTCAGTCTGTTGAGGTCTCTTCCCAGCATGGCGGCTCCTCCTGCACGTCAAACAGCAGCGGTTCAG GGTCAGGTCTCGGGTCCCCGGGGGTTGTCCGCCGTCCGCCGTCCCAGGAGTACCCACCCACGTTCCACAGCCCACCACCCATAAGGCGTGCTGGGCTTCCCATGACCATGACATTTAATTCCAGTAGTCACATGGTTCCCGTGTTGCTGGATACACCGGAAAGCACCTGCACTCCGCCCCTGTCCGTCGACGCTGACATGTTCACGTATAATATTCAGGA GTCCCCGATGCCAGACCCCATTTCTGCCTCCATGAGATATGCTCCCCAGTATTACCATCAGAGTAACCCACTGGGCCCATTCCAGGTGCCGCAGTACCCCCAGTTCCAGCACCTCCCAGTACACAGCCTCACGCCGACCTCTCCTGATGACTCCGCTTTCCTGGCCATGTCTGCCAACAACCCCGGCATGCTGGCGTATGGCAACCCAGGACCCTACCTGCAGGGGCACCCCGCCAGTCACATCGTGCTCCAGCCAGGCACAG GTGGACTCTTTCACCCCTCCCCATGGAATGATATGTACCTACAGGGGGCGCCGTATACCTGCTCCCGTCCCCAGCCAGGGAATGTGTGCAGTATACCGGAGCAGCCCCAGTACTCCCATTACAAAGCTTACCTCCAGCCGCCACCTCAGAAAGCTGCAGCCACTGCCGAGACCACGGAGGAGACACAGAATGAGCCACGTG gtCTGGacaatgccccctccccctccctgtga
- the NOBOX gene encoding homeobox protein NOBOX isoform X1, whose protein sequence is MKTNLQRAEDMEKMDEEEGGGGGLEVKRESVQPCDLESKEELSLLCTEQEGEESSEYNAVIVPRQKDDLESSDPGELNLSAPERPAPDSGRCQLSLLTVCGPLSDASSAACYGNYSAEAPQEPRYFTNRGQFQTVNLKMGGSFPATAPNPRRSARCASTCRMQAFIYDTGPGGEQPKTRCPAESSDEMAAPSRKKSRTLYNMDQLQELERLFMEDHYPDSEKRKEIAEIIGVTPQRIMVWFQNRRAKWRKIEKTSVKGSKKPVPGCAGMSHPESDIRMSSALSRPEAVSLAASAGHHPYGQLSGVRNGLSLVPSALLQRSQSVEVSSQHGGSSCTSNSSGSGSGLGSPGVVRRPPSQEYPPTFHSPPPIRRAGLPMTMTFNSSSHMVPVLLDTPESTCTPPLSVDADMFTYNIQESPMPDPISASMRYAPQYYHQSNPLGPFQVPQYPQFQHLPVHSLTPTSPDDSAFLAMSANNPGMLAYGNPGPYLQGHPASHIVLQPGTAGGLFHPSPWNDMYLQGAPYTCSRPQPGNVCSIPEQPQYSHYKAYLQPPPQKAAATAETTEETQNEPRGLDNAPSPSL, encoded by the exons ATGAAGACAAACCTGCAAAGAGCTGAAGACATGGAAAAGATGGAtgaagaggaaggaggaggaggagggctggaggTGAAGAGGGAGAGCGTGCAGCCCTGTGATCTGG AGTCAAAGGAAGAGCTGTCTCTGCTGTGCACAGAGCAGGAAGGAGAAGAGTCCTCCGAGTATAATGCTGTGATTGTACCCAGACAGAAAGATGACCTGGAGAGTTCAGACCCCGGAGAGCTCAACCTCAGCGCCCCTGAGCGCCCAGCACCTGATAGCGGGCGCTGCCAGCTCAGCCTCCTCACCGTATGCGGCCCTCTATCTGACGCCTCCTCAGCCGCCTGTTATGGTAACTACAGCGCAGAGGCTCCTCAGGAGCCCCGATACTTTACTAATAGGGGGCAGTTCCAGACAGTCAACCTCAAGATGGGGGGCAGCTTCCCCGCAACGGCTCCCAACCCCCGACGTTCTGCCCGCTGTGCATCAACATGTAGGATGCAGGCCTTTATATATGATACAGGACCAGGAGGAGAACAACCAAAGACCAGGTGCCCCGCAGAAAGTAGTGATGAAATGGCCGCACCAAGCAGAAAGAAGAGTCGTACTCTATACAACATGG ACCAGCTGCAGGAACTGGAGAGATTATTCATGGAGGATCATTACCCTGATAGTGAGAAGAGAAAAGAAATTGCTGAAATCATTGGGGTCACCCCACAGAGGATAATG GTTTGGTTTCAGAACCGACGCGCCAAGTGGCGCAAAATTGAGAAAACCTCCGTAAAAGGGAGCAAGAAGCCGGTCCCTGGATGCGCGGGGATGTCTCATCCCGAGAGCGACATCCGGATGTCTTCTGCACTTTCCAGGCCGGAGGCTGTATCCCTAGCAGCCAGTGCCGGACATCACCCCTATGGTCAACTATCTGGGGTCAGGAATGG GTTGTCTCTGGTACCCAGTGCACTTCTTCAGAGGTCTCAGTCTGTTGAGGTCTCTTCCCAGCATGGCGGCTCCTCCTGCACGTCAAACAGCAGCGGTTCAG GGTCAGGTCTCGGGTCCCCGGGGGTTGTCCGCCGTCCGCCGTCCCAGGAGTACCCACCCACGTTCCACAGCCCACCACCCATAAGGCGTGCTGGGCTTCCCATGACCATGACATTTAATTCCAGTAGTCACATGGTTCCCGTGTTGCTGGATACACCGGAAAGCACCTGCACTCCGCCCCTGTCCGTCGACGCTGACATGTTCACGTATAATATTCAGGA GTCCCCGATGCCAGACCCCATTTCTGCCTCCATGAGATATGCTCCCCAGTATTACCATCAGAGTAACCCACTGGGCCCATTCCAGGTGCCGCAGTACCCCCAGTTCCAGCACCTCCCAGTACACAGCCTCACGCCGACCTCTCCTGATGACTCCGCTTTCCTGGCCATGTCTGCCAACAACCCCGGCATGCTGGCGTATGGCAACCCAGGACCCTACCTGCAGGGGCACCCCGCCAGTCACATCGTGCTCCAGCCAGGCACAG CAGGTGGACTCTTTCACCCCTCCCCATGGAATGATATGTACCTACAGGGGGCGCCGTATACCTGCTCCCGTCCCCAGCCAGGGAATGTGTGCAGTATACCGGAGCAGCCCCAGTACTCCCATTACAAAGCTTACCTCCAGCCGCCACCTCAGAAAGCTGCAGCCACTGCCGAGACCACGGAGGAGACACAGAATGAGCCACGTG gtCTGGacaatgccccctccccctccctgtga